The region GGGCGCGCCGGGCGGCTGATTCTGGGTCACGGCTTGCCCCTTGGGCTCGGTCTGATTTATCCGAACCTTATGGCAGATGTCCGCTATGTCGCAGTATGGGGTACTCCGTCATGACCGGGGCGCGGGCGGCCGTGCTCGACGGCCGGGTCGCCGTGTGCGGTCGGAGGTTGGGCCGTGCGTGGTCAGGGGGTTGGAGCCGTGAACTCCGTGGGGCCGGCGGTGAGGTCCGCCGGGGTGAGTGTCCTGTCGCGGATCAGCGGCTCCAGGTAGCGGAGCAGGACGTCCTTCAACTCTCGGACGTACGCCTCGCGCTCGGCTCCCTCGTTCGAGAGGACCAGCTCCAGGCCGGCCTTGTAGATGCCCAGGCACACGTGCGCGATGCGCGTGACCTCGGTGGCGGGCGCGTCGGCCATGAGGGAGGAGAGCAGCCCCTCTATCCGTGAGATCAGGGTCGCGTGCAGGGCGTCGTGCTCCTCGGCGATCCGGCCCGGGATGTCGGGGCCGTGCATCAGTGCGAAGAACACGGGGTGGTCGCAGTTGAAGGCGATGAACCGGTCGACCGCGGCGCCCACGGCCTCCTCCAGTGGGGTCGTGGGGTCGACCGGGGCCAGTGCCTCGCCGTAGGTGTCGCGCATCTCGTGCATGAGCCGGTCGCCCAGCTCGATCGCGATGGCCTCTTTGTTCGGGAAGAACTGGTACAGCGTGCCCGGCGAGACGCCCGCCTCGCGGGCGATGGCGTTGGTACTGGCGGCGGTGTAGCCGGTGGTGCAGAAGACGGAGGCGGCGGCCTCCAGCAGCTGGGCGATCCTGCGCTCGCCGCGGGCCTGCCGACGGCGGGGGCGTTCGTCGACGGTTTGCGCGTCGGCGGTCTGTCTGTCGACGGTCTGCGCGTCGGCGGTGCGCTGCGTCTCGGGCTTGTCGGGCACGAGTTATCCCCAGCTCTCCGAACGTGATTGACAAACACGAGCGGTCGCTCGCATTCTGGTGAAACGCGAGCGATCTCTCGTGTTTGCCATTCTATGGCAATGGTCGACCCCTGCTGCCTGCGCACACGACCGGATGGCTGGACGGACGCCGCCGCGCGGACAGGGGGTCACGGTGAAGGGGACACCGCACGATGACCGAAGTCAACAGCGCGGATGACGGCCACGGGAGCGGCGCGGGGCGCGGGAGGGGCGCGAGCGCCGACGCGAGCGCGGGCGACGAACCGCGAGTGGGCGGAGGCCCGCCGGAGAGCGGAAGTCCGCCGGCGAAGAGCGGTCCGCGGGCGGGTGACGGCCGCCGGGTGGGCGGTGGCCCGCGAACCGGTCGCGGTGCCCGGGTCGGCGGCTGGACCCGGTTCGTGACCGCGCGCCCCCGGCTCTCCCTGTTCGTCGCGCTGCTGCTCACCGCGCTCGCCGTGGTCGCCGGCAGCGGGGTCGCCGACCGGCTGGGCAGCGGCGGCTGGCAGGACCCGACCGCCGAGTCGACGTACGCGACCAAGGCGCTGGAGCGGGAGTTCCCCGCCTCGCAGCCCAATCTGCTGCTCCTGGTCGGCTCGGGGCGCGCCACGGTCGACGCTCCCTCGGTCGCGGCCGAGGCGAAGCGGCTCGCGGCGCGGCTCGCCGCCGAGCGGGGCGTCACGGGGGTCGGTTCGTACTGGGCGTCGGGCGCACCGGCGCTGAAGGCGAAGGACGGCCACGAGGCGCTGATCGCCGCGCGGATAACGGGCGACGAGAAGACGGCGAGCGAGACCCTGGACCGCCTGGCGCCCTTCTATCGAGGGACGCACGGGCCGGTCGAGGTCAGGGTCGGCGGCCCGGTCGCGGTCCAGCACGAGATGCAGACGACCATCCGCGAGGACCTGACCCGGGCCGAGATGATCGCCCTGCCGGTGACCCTCGTGCTGCTGGTGATGGTCTTCGGAAGCGCGATCGCGGCCCTGCTGCCGCTCGGCGTGGGCATCGTCGCGATCCTGGGCACGAACGCGGTACTGCGCGGCCTCACCGAGTTCACCGACGTCTCGGTCTTCGCGATGAACCTCACCACGGCCCTGGGACTCGGCCTCGCCATCGACTACGCCCTGTTCATCGTTCGCAGATTCCGCGAGGAACTGGCCAAGGGCACCGCGCCCTCCCCGAGCTCTCCACCGGGTTCGAGCAGGGAAGACGCCATCACGGCCATCGCCACGACCCTGCGCACCGCGGGCCGCACGGTCCTCTTCTCCTCCCTCACGGTCGCCGTCTCCCTGGCCGCGATGCTGCTCTTCCCGCAGTACTTCCTGCGCTCCTTCGCCTACGCGGGCATCGCCGTGGTGCTGTTGGCCGCAGCCGCCGCTCTGGTTCTGCTCCCGGCGGCGCTGGTGCTGCTCGGCCACCGGGTGAACTCGCTGGATCTGCGCCGCCTGTTCCGGCGCGGCAGGCCGACGGCGAGCGCGGACGGGGCCGCCTGGGGACGCATGGCCTCCCTCGTCATGCGCAGGGCGCCGGTCTTCGCCGTCGCCACCACCGTCGGGCTGATCGTGCTCGGACTGCCCTTCCTGGGCGTGAAGTTCGGCACCGCGGACGACCGCCAGCTGCCCTCGGGTGCCGAGTCCCACGTCGTCCAGCAGCACATACGGGACGGCTTCCCGGGCAGCCCCGGTGGTGCCCTGGAGGTGCTCGCGGAGGGGCGGGCGAGCGAGGCCCAGTACACGGCCTACAAGGACCGGATCGCCGCACTGCCCGAGGTGCTGCGGGTGGACGGGCCCCTGGCGCAGGGTGACTCGGCCTACTTCACGGTGCTGCCGAACGGCGAGGCCGTCGGCGACGGAGCCCAGCGGCTGGTGCGCGAACTGCGCGCGACACAGGCCCCGTTCGACACGGCGGTGACCGGCACGGCGGCGGTCCTGGTCGACTCCAAGCACGCGATAGCCGACCGGCTCCCCTGGGCCGCGGCCTTCATCGCGATCGTCACCCTGCTCCTGGTCTTCCTTCTCACCGGCAGCGTGCTGATCCCGATCCAGGCGGTGCTGCTCAACGCGCTCAGCCTGACGGCGATGTTCGGTGCGGTGGTCTGGGTCTTCCAGGACGGCCATCTGTCGGGCCTGCTCGGCTTCACCAGCCCGGGATCGATAGAGACGACGCTCCCCGTCCTCATGTTCTGCGTCGCCTTCGGCCTCTCCATGGACTACGGAGTCTTCCTGCTCTCCCGGATAAAGGAGGAGTACGACCACACGGGCGACCACCGGGAGGCGGTCCGCTTCGGTCTCCAGCGCACCGGCGGACTGATCACCGCGGCCGCGGTCATCCTCGCCGTGGTGATGGTCGCGATCGGCACCTCACGCGTGACCAACACCAAGATGCTCGGCCTGGGCATCGCGCTCGCCGTGCTGATGGACGCGATGGTCGTCCGCAGTCTGCTGGTCCCGGCGGTCATGCGCCTCACGGGCCGCGCGACCTGGTGGGCACCGGGGCCGCTGCGGCGCTTCCACGACCGGTTCGGACTGAGCGAGGGCGAGGCGGAGCCGGACAGCACCTGGCAGGCGGACGACCAGGCGGACGAGCGGGCGGACGACCGGGAGCGGGACAAGGTCGAGGCGCGCGGATAGCGTTCGCTCCGGAAGGGTGATCTTCGGGCGGAGGGGCGAGACGGATGCGGGCAGTGGTGTTCGAGCGGTACGAGGAGCCGGCCGAGGTGCGCGAGGCGGCGGAGCCGGTGCCCGCGGAGCACGGGGTGGTGGTGCGGGTCGAGGCCACCGGACTGTGCCGCAGCGACTGGCACGGCTGGATGGGGCACGACCCGGACATCACGCTGCCGCATGTGCCGGGCCACGAACTCGCGGGGACCGTCGAGGCGGTCGGTGCGCGGGTGACCGGCTGGCGCCCCGGCGACCGGGTCACCGTCCCGTTCGTCTGCGCCTGCGGAACGTGTCCCTCCTGTGCGGCGGGTGACCAGCAGGTGTGCGAGCGGCAGACCCAGCCTGGGTTCACCCACTGGGGTTCCTTCGCCCAGTACGTGGCACTCGACCACGCCGAGGTGAACCTGGTGGCGGTGCCGGACGAGCTGTCCTTCGCGACGGCGGCGTCGCTGGGCTGCCGGTTCGCCACGGCGTTCCGCGCGGTGGTCGCGCAGGGCCGGGTGGCGGCCGGGGAGTGGGTCGCGGTGCACGGCTGCGGAGGCGTGGGACTGTCGGCGGTGATGATCGCGGCGGCGGCCGGGGCGCGGGTCGTGGCCGTGGACCTCTCACCCCAGGCCCTGGACCTGGCGCGGAAGTTCGGCGCGGTGGAGGCCGTGGACGCCTCGCGGGTCGGGGACACGGCGGCGGCGATCCGGGAGCTGACCGGCGGCGGCGCCCATCTCTCCCTCGACGCGCTCGGCTCCCCGGTCACCTGCGCGGCCTCGGTGAACGGTCTGCGCCGCCGGGGGCGCCACGTCCAGGTCGGTCTGCTGCCCGAGGACCCCGCGGTTCCGATGGCCCGGGTGATCGGCCTCGAACTCGAACTCCTGGGCAGCCATGGCATGCAGGCACACGCCTACCCCCGCATGCTCGAACTGGTCCGCGCCGGGGTGCTCCGCCCCGACCTCCTGGTCACCTCCACCATCCCGCTGGACGCGGTCCCTGCGGCCCTGGCGGCGATGGGGGCGGCGCCGGGGGCGGGGGTGACGGTCATCGAACCGTGGAGCTGAGCCCGGCAGGGGCCGTGCCCCGCACCCGAGCGAGGGGCGGGGCGCAGCGAGGGGGTGCGGCGAGTAGGTGCGGCGAGCGGGGACGGACCGCGTGGTCAGTCTCTTCGGCCGCGGTTTCCGGGGCGGGAGGCGACCCAGGCGCGGACGGTGTCCGCGTACCAGTAGGGCTTCCCGCTCTCCACGTGGTCGGGCGGCGGCAGCAGTCCGTGCTTGCGGTACGACCGCACGGTGTCCGGCTGCACCTTGATGTGCGCCGCGATCTCCTTGTACGACCAGAGCCTACGGTCGGTCATGAGTGGCACCTCCCTGCGCGCACCGCGGCGGCGGCCGGGGGGTGGCCGTCGGGGGAGCCGGGCGCTGCGCTGGCGATCACAAAGCCTGCGCTCGTTGAACGACGCAGAGTGACCGCAGGGCAGGGCCTGTTGGACGGGTGTGACGCAAGATTCGCGTACTCGCGACATGTGTGACCGGGCGGTGGTTTTTGTGACACGCGTGACGCATTCGAGGGGACCGTCGAGACGTATGCGCGTCGGGGGACCGGTGGCGGGCCGGGTGCGTCGTGCGTACGCGAGCGGTGGGCCGGACCCGCGCTGGATCCGGCCCACCAGCTCCCCGCACCCCCTCGGAAGCCGCCCGGGTCCCCCCGTCGGATCAGCCGCCGGAAGTTCAGCCTGCAATCAACGGAGCCCACCGGTCTTGGAGAAAATCGCACCCCGGTCACTTTGATCGCTCCGGTCGGGGGAGAGCACCAGACTGGTCGCCTCCCCGGCCATCCGATCGGCTCCCGGCGGACCGGGCCGTGGAACCGGCTGAGCTCCGCGGGCCGCCGTGAACTCCCGCGGTGTGCACCCCGTCATCGCCCGGAACTCGCCGCTGAGGTGGGCCTGGTCGTAGAACCCGCAGGCCGCCGCCGTCTCGGCCTGTGAGCGGCCCGCGGCGAGCAGCCGCCGGGCCCGTTCCAGGCGCAGCACCCGGGCCGCCGCCTTGGGGCCGAGCCCGATCTGCTCCCGGAAACGGTTCTCCAACTGCCGTACGCTCCAGCCGACGTCCTCGGCGAGCCGGGCCACCGGCATCGCACCCCAGGTCCGTTGCAACTGCGCCCACGCCCGCACCACCCGTGCCGAACCGGGCGTCCCCGCCGAGCGCCAGCGCACGAGGACGTCGTCCAGCAGTTCGAAGCGTTCCGGCCAACCCGGCAACGCGGCCAGCGCGGCGGAGAGTTCACCGACGCTCTGCAGACGCCGCCCGCCCGGGCCCGCGTCCCGCGAGCCCAGTGCATGCGGGAGCTCGTCGGGATCCAGGGTCCGGTCGGCGAGCTCGTACTGCGGTGTGCCGAAGAGTGTGAACGCGGCCCAGGGGGCGAGCAGCACTTCGACGCCCGCCAGCCGTCCGTCGTGTTCGCCGACGGCCGCGGTGGTGGTCGGTCCCGAGAACACCGACCTGAGGGTGACGGGGGGACGGCCCACGCGGGAGATGCGCAGGGGCTGTTCGAAGCCCAACAACAGGGTCGCCGCGCCGATCGGTGCCTCCAGCCTGCGCCGTGGCCGGTCGAGCGCGAGCCGGATCCCGCGGTAGCTGATCACCCCGGGCCGCAGTCGTGGATGCGGCCGTGCGAGGGCCGTCTCCCAGGCACCGCCCGGCCCGTGCCCCGACCGCGAGACGATTCGCGTCACCATCGGCCCTCCCGCCGCCGCCCGCACCTGGGGAACACCCATGGTGCAACGCGGCACGGTGACGCCGGAAGGCCCGCCGAGCCCCGAGCTCTCGACGGGCCCCACGGCCCCCCCCGCGGAGGGTCAGGCTCCGCGGGAGACTGGGAAGGGGTCACGGTGAAGCGGTCACGGTGAAGCCGTCACGCTCCGCAGGACCTCAGGAACGCCCGGGTGCGCTGGGCGATCGGCAGCGGCTTGTCCGGCGGACACGGGTACATGTCCTGTTCGACGATGGCGAAGAGCTCGACGTCCAGCTTCTGGGCGGCGGCGAGGACGGGCTCGAGCGCCGGTACGCCGGACGGCGGTTCGCACATCACGCCCTTGGCCACGGCGGGCCCGAACGGCACCTCGTTCGCCCGCACCTCGGCCAGGACCAGCGGATCCACCTGCTTGAGGTGGAGGTAGCCGATGCGCTCCCCGTAGGTCTCGATGAGCTTGACGTTGTCGCCGCCGCAGTACGCGTAGTGGCCGGTGTCCAGGCACAGTGACACCAGCGAGGAGTCGGTCGCGTCGAGGAAACGCGTGACGTTCTCCTCGCTGTCGATGTGCGTGTCCGCGTGCGGGTGGACGACGATCTTCAGCCCGTAGCGCTCCCGCACCTCATGGGCGAGCCGCTCGGTCTGAGCGGTCAGATTGCGCCACTGCGTCGGCGTCAGCGTGCTGTCCTCCAGCACCTCGCCCGTCTTGTCGTCCCGCCAGAACGCCGGGATGACGACGAGGTGCTCGGCGCCCATCGCCTGGGTGAGTGCGGCGATGTCCGAGACGTGCGCCCAGGTGGCGTCCCACACCCCGGGACCCCGGTGCAGCCCGGTGAAGACGGTGCCGGCCGACACGGTGAGCCCGCGCCGCGCGGTCTCCTCCTTGAGCAGGGCCGGATCCGTGGGCAGATAACCGTAGGGGCCCAGCTCGATCCACTCGTACCCGGACTGGGAGACCTCGTCGAGGAAGCGCTGCCAGGGGACCTGCTGAGGGTCGTCGGGGAACCAGACGCCCCAGGAGTCCGGAGCCGAACCGATCCGGATGCGGGACAGTGAGGACTGAGGTGATGCCTGCGGTGACAACGACGTCATGGGCGTCAGCTTCGGGCGGCACGAGGGAGGTGTCAAGGCCTGGTCCGAATGTCCGGACAAACTGTTGACAGGGCTCCCCGCGCGGCGCTAGACCTTGGGGGAGCCGAAGCGAAGGGAACTCGATGGCGTACGACCTGATCACCATGGGGCGGATCGGTGTGGACCTCTACCCGTTGCAGACGGGTGTCCCGCTGGCGCAGGTGACGTCCTTCGGGAAGTTCCTGGGCGGCTCGGCGACGAACGTCGCGGTGGCCGCGTCCCGGCTCGGACGGCGTACGGCGGTGATCACGCGCACCGGTGACGACCCCTTCGGCGCGTACCTCCACGAGGCGCTGCGCGACTTCGGCGTGGACGACCGCTGGGTCACCCCGGTCGCCGGGCTGCCCACCCCGGTGACGTTCTGCGAGATCTTCCCGCCCGACGACTTCCCGCTGTACTTCTACCGGCAGCCCAAGGCCCCGGACCTGGAGATCGACGCGCACGACCTCGACCTGGACGCCGTCCGCGAGGCGCGCATCTTCTGGGTGACCGGGACCGGCCTGAGCGAGGAGCCCAGCCGGACGGCGACGCTCGCCGCGCTCGCCCACCGCGCCAAGTCCGCCACGACGGTCTTCGACCTCGACTGGCGGCCCATGTTCTGGAAGGACACAGCAGGGAAGAGCTCCGAGGACTCCGCCCGGGCCTTCTACGCCGAGGCCCTGCGCCACACCACCGTCGCCGTCGGCAACCTCGACGAGGTCGAGATCGCCACCGGCGTCCGCGAACCGCACGCGGCGGCCGAGGCACTCCTCAAGGCGGGCGTCGAACTCGCCGTCGTCAAACAGGGCCCCAAGGGCGTCCTCGCCGTCCACCGCGACGGCACGTCGGCCGAGGTCCCGCCCCTCCCGGTGACGGTCCTCAACGGACTCGGCGCCGGTGACGCGTTCGGCGGCTCCCTCTGTCACGGCCTGCTCGCCGGCTGGGACCTGGAGCGGATCATGCGGCACGCCAACGCGGCCGGCGCCATCGTCGCCTCCCGGCTGGAGTGCTCCTCCGCGATGCCGACCCCCGAAGAGGTCGAGGACGCGCTCACGGCGGGAGCGGTCCGATGAGGGCGGGACGCGTGGGACACGAGGGCGGCGACGCCATCGTTCCCTCCACCCCGGCCCCGCCCCGGGCCGTCGACGCGGCGGAGCTCGTCCGGCTCCGCGCCCACCGCCCCGAAGCCATCGCCGAGGCCGCCGCGCGCCGCCCCCGCCGCCCCCTCGTGGGCGACAACGGGCGACTGATGATCATCGCCGCGGACCACCCGGCCCGCGGGGCGCTCGCCGTCGGCGACCGCAAGTTCGCCATGGCGAACCGCGCCGACCTGCTGGAACGGCTCTGCCTCGCGCTCTCCCGCCCCGGCGTCGACGGCGTCCTCGCGACCGCCGACATCCTCGACGACCTGCTGCTCCTGGGCGCCCTCGACCACAAGGTGGTCCTCGGCTCGATGAACCGCGGCGGCCTCCAGGGCGCCTCGTACGAGCTGGACGACCGTTTCACCGGCCACCGTCCGCAGGACATCGAACGGCTCGGCTTCGACGCGGGCAAGCTGCTGCTGCGCATCGACTACGACGATCCGGGCTCGCTCAACACCCTGGAGTCCACCGCCCGCGCGATCGACGAGATGGCCGAGCGTCACCTCCCGGTCTTCGTCGAGCCGTTCCTCAGCCGCCGCACGCCGGAGGGCAGGCTGGTCAACGACCTGAGCGCCGAGGCCGTCATCAAGTCCATCGCCATCGCCAGTGGCCTGGGCGGCAGTTCGGCGTACACCTGGCTGAAGGTCCCCGTCACCGACAACCCGGACGACATGGCCCGGGTCATGGAGACCTCCACCCTGCCCGCCGTACTGCTCGGCGGCGATGTCGGCGAGGACCAGGAGGGCGCGTACGAGAAGTGGCGCGGCGCGCTCCAACTGCCCACCGTGCAGGGCCTGGTCGTCGGCCGCTCGCTGCTCTATCCGGCCGGCGGGGACGTGGCCGCCGCGGTGGACACCGCCGTAGGACTGCTGTGAGGACCCGATGACGGACCCCAGGACGCACTCGACGACGGACGTGACCCGGAGCAGCGGCCTGTACGTGCCCAAGGGGGCCACCGCCGGCGGGCTGTACGCCGTCGACATCGACCCCAAGTACGCCGGCTGGACCCATAGCAGCCTGCGCGTGGTCGAACTCGGACCCGGCGGCACACACACCTTCACCACCGGCGACAGCGAGTGGATCGTGCTTCCGCTGGGCGGCGCCTGTACGGTGCGCATAGAGGACGAAGAGTTCCAAATCCTGGGCAGGGAAAGCGTGTTCGCGGGGGTCTCCGACTTCGCGTACGTGCCCCGTGACGCCCGGGCCCAGATCGCCTCCGGTGCGGGAGGCCGCTTCGCCCTGGCAGGAGCGAAGTGCGAGCGCCGACTCCCCGCCCGCTACGGCCCCGCGCCGGAGGTCCCCGTCGAAGACCGAGGCAGTGGCAACTGCGCACGTCAGGTGCGCAATTTCGCCTCCGCCGACGCCTTCGAGTGCGACAAGCTCATCGCCGTCGAGGTCATCACCCCCGGCGGCAACTGGTCCTCGTATCCGCCGCACAAGCACGACGAGCACCGGCCCGGTGTCGAGTCGGAGCTGGAGGAGATCTACTACTTCGAGGTCGACGGCCCGGACGGATTCGGCTATCAGCGCGTATTCCCTTCGCGCGAGGGTGGATCCGACGTCCTCGCCGAGGTCCGCACCGGCGATGCCGTCCTCGTCCCCGACGGATGGCACGGCCCGTCCATCGCCCAGCCCGGCCACACCATGTACTACCTGAACGTGATGGCCGGACCGGGCGAGGACAGGGAGTGGCGGATCTGCTTCCACCCGGAACACGTAGACAACACAGCAAGCACAGAGGGATACCGATGACCTCAACGACGAGGCTGACGGTCGCGCAGGCGCTGGTGCGCTTCCTGGCCGCCCAGTACACGGAGCGGGACGGCGAGCGGCGGCGGCTGATCGGCGCGACCTGGGGCATTTTCGGTCACGGCAACGTCGCCGGACTCGGCCAGGCGCTGATCGAGTACGCCGACGAGATGCCCTACCACCAGGGCCGTAACGAGCAGTCGATGGTGCACGCGGCGGTCGGCTTCGCCCGCCAGTCCAACCGGCTGTCGGCGCACGCCGTGACCACCTCCATCGGACCCGGCGCCACCAACCTCGTCACCGGCGCCGCGCTCGCGACGATCAACCACCTCCCGGTGCTCCTGCTGCCCGGCGACATCTTCGCGACCCGCCCCGCCGACCCGGTCCTCCAGCAGCTCGAAGTCCCCTACGCGGGAGATGTGTCGGTCAACGACTGTCTGCGCCCGGTGTCGAAGTACTTCGACCGCGTCACCCGGCCCGAGGCGCTGATCCCGGCCGCCCTGCAGGCCATGCGCGTGCTCACCGACCCGGTCGAGACCGGTGCCGTCACGCTCGCGCTGCCGCAGGACGTGCAGGCGGAGGCGTACGACTGGCCGGAGGAGTTCTTCCAGGAGCGGACCTGGACCGTGCGCCGTCCGGCGGCCGACGCCTCCGAGCTGGCCGCCGCCGTCACGGCGATCCGTGAGGCCCGGCGCCCGCTGATCGTCGCGGGCGGCGGGGTCCACCACAGCCGTGCCGAGGACGTGCTCGCCGAACTCGCCGCCGCCACCCGCATCCCCGTCGCCTCCACTCAGGCGGGCAAGGGATCACTGAAGTGGGACCACCCGCAGGACGTCGGCGGCGTCGGCCACACCGGTACGGCGACCGCGGACGAGCTCGCCCGTACCGCCGACCTGGTGATCGGCGTCGGCACCCGCTACACCGACTTCACCACCGCCTCCGGCACCCTCTTCACCGCCTCGAACGTCCGCTTCCTGAACCTCAACATCGCGCCGTACGACGGTCACAAGCTGTCGGGGATCCCGCTGATCGCGGACGCGCGGGCCGGCCTTGAAGCGCTCACCGAGGCGCTGCTGCTGCACGAGCACCGCGTCGAGCCCGCGTACGCCACCGAGTACACGGACGACAAGGAGCGCTGGGAGTACCGCGTCGACGCGGCGTACGAGGCCGAGGACATCGACATCCGGCCCACCCAGCCGCAGGTCCTCGGCGTCCTCGACGAGGTCGTCACCGAGGACGACATCCTGATCAACGCGGCCGGATCGCTCCCCGGTGACCTGCACAAACTGTGGCGGGCCCGGTCGCGCGACCAGTACCACGTCGAGTACGGCTACTCGTGCATGGGCTACGAGATCCCGGCCGCGATCGGTGTCCGGATGGCGGCCCCCGATCGGCCCGTGTGGGCGCTGGTCGGCGACGGCACCTACCTGATGATGCCGACCGAGATCGTCACCGCCGTGCAGGAGGGCGTCGCGATCAAGGTCCTCATACTCCAGAACCACGGATACGCCTCCATCGGCGGCCTCTCCGAGTCCGTGGGCGGCGAGCGGTACGGCACCGCGTACCGCTACCGCTCCGAGGACGGCGCGTACACGGGGGCGCCGCTGCCCGTCGACCTCGCCGCCAACGCGGCCAGCCTCGGCATGCGGGTGCTGCGTGCGAAGACCGTCCGTGACCTGCGGGCGGCCCTTGCCGAGGCGCGCGCCGCGGACACTCCCACATGTGTCTACGTGGAGACCGAAACGGCAGACACAGTGTCGGGCGCGCCCCCGGCCCAAGCCTGGTGGGATGTACCTGTGGCCGAGACCGCGACCCGATCGTCGGCGGTCAAGGCACGTGAGGAGTACGACCGGCACGTCGCCGCCCGACGCCGCCATCTGTGAAGGAGTTTTTGGCCATGACGAAGACCGTCAACCACTGGATCGGTGGCAAGACTGTCGAGGGTGCGTCGGGTACGTACGGGCCGGTCACCGACCCGGCGACCGGCGCCGTGACCACCCAGGTCGCCTTCGCGACCGTCGACGAGGTGGACGCCGCGGTCGCCGCGGCCAAGGACGCGTACGCGACCTGGGGCCAGTCCTCGCTGGCCAAGCGGTCCACGATCCTCTTCAAGTTCCGGGCGCTGCTCGACGCGAACCGGGACGCGATCGCCGAGCTGATCACCGCCGAGCACGGCAAGGTGCACTCGGACGCGCTCGGCGAGGTGGCGCGCGGTCTGGAGATCGTCGACCTGGCGTGCGGG is a window of Streptomyces mirabilis DNA encoding:
- the iolB gene encoding 5-deoxy-glucuronate isomerase gives rise to the protein MTDPRTHSTTDVTRSSGLYVPKGATAGGLYAVDIDPKYAGWTHSSLRVVELGPGGTHTFTTGDSEWIVLPLGGACTVRIEDEEFQILGRESVFAGVSDFAYVPRDARAQIASGAGGRFALAGAKCERRLPARYGPAPEVPVEDRGSGNCARQVRNFASADAFECDKLIAVEVITPGGNWSSYPPHKHDEHRPGVESELEEIYYFEVDGPDGFGYQRVFPSREGGSDVLAEVRTGDAVLVPDGWHGPSIAQPGHTMYYLNVMAGPGEDREWRICFHPEHVDNTASTEGYR
- the iolD gene encoding 3D-(3,5/4)-trihydroxycyclohexane-1,2-dione acylhydrolase (decyclizing); its protein translation is MTSTTRLTVAQALVRFLAAQYTERDGERRRLIGATWGIFGHGNVAGLGQALIEYADEMPYHQGRNEQSMVHAAVGFARQSNRLSAHAVTTSIGPGATNLVTGAALATINHLPVLLLPGDIFATRPADPVLQQLEVPYAGDVSVNDCLRPVSKYFDRVTRPEALIPAALQAMRVLTDPVETGAVTLALPQDVQAEAYDWPEEFFQERTWTVRRPAADASELAAAVTAIREARRPLIVAGGGVHHSRAEDVLAELAAATRIPVASTQAGKGSLKWDHPQDVGGVGHTGTATADELARTADLVIGVGTRYTDFTTASGTLFTASNVRFLNLNIAPYDGHKLSGIPLIADARAGLEALTEALLLHEHRVEPAYATEYTDDKERWEYRVDAAYEAEDIDIRPTQPQVLGVLDEVVTEDDILINAAGSLPGDLHKLWRARSRDQYHVEYGYSCMGYEIPAAIGVRMAAPDRPVWALVGDGTYLMMPTEIVTAVQEGVAIKVLILQNHGYASIGGLSESVGGERYGTAYRYRSEDGAYTGAPLPVDLAANAASLGMRVLRAKTVRDLRAALAEARAADTPTCVYVETETADTVSGAPPAQAWWDVPVAETATRSSAVKAREEYDRHVAARRRHL